Proteins encoded together in one Lathyrus oleraceus cultivar Zhongwan6 chromosome 5, CAAS_Psat_ZW6_1.0, whole genome shotgun sequence window:
- the LOC127081815 gene encoding uncharacterized protein LOC127081815, which yields MVRAEIPKLECEPQLHEAVVRHMIHGPCGIINRKSPCMKDGHCKKRYPKQFLDETRQGTDSYPEYRRRFDESVSLGRDRYVDNRWVVPYNPWLLLKYDCHINVEICSSIKSIKYLYKYVYKGPDRVAMEIHKGSYMDEVQ from the coding sequence ATGGTAAGAGCAGAAATACCTAAATTAGAATGTGAACCACAGTTGCATGAAGCTGTTGTAAGACATATGATCCACGGACCTTGCGGCATAATCAACCGAAAGTCTCCATGTATGAAAGACGGACATTGTAAAAAAAGGTATCCCAAACAATTCTTGGATGAAACACGTCAAGGCACTGACTCATATCCCGAGTATAGGAGAAGGTTTGATGAGTCTGTATCATTAGGTAGAGATAGGTATGTTGATAATAGATGGGTGGTTCCTTATAACCCTTGGTTACTATTAAAGTATGATTGTCACATCAATGTAGAGATTTGCAGTAGCATTAAAAGTATCAAGTATCTATACAAATATGTGTACAAGGGCCCTGATCGTGTGGCTATGGAGATTCATAAAGGATCATACATGGATGAAGTTCAATAA
- the LOC127081814 gene encoding uncharacterized protein LOC127081814 — translation MTNKNCLEALDRSLQDICSNNAPFGGKVLIRGGGGFRQVLPVVRKGTKAQMISACIVQSHLWNHTKILRLRQNMRSLHDQEFAEFLIRIGDGVEPTKPDDMVRLPLHIAIPWEGEHSIQVLIQHIFPNLELHGWDAPYMVQRAILTPTNDDVQKLNDMIIDQFPGEEHNLLSFDEVEGDNHNLYQQEFLNLIAQGSLPPHILKIKKGAPLMLLRNLDPRYGLCNGTRLLCRGLFMNMLDVEILTGSNAGKRAFLPRIKIKTSASDAKLEHDEIFQLCKDLRRKNVETCFNMKITDFEDKWNTWKDEQSISSIDKLDNKFFKSQERIDKGMYEELIRIFISIRKLLLNSIIAVTVSSHPNSRV, via the exons ATGACAAACAAAAATTGTTTGGAAGCCTTGGATCGATCATTACAAGACATTTGTAGCAACAATGCTCCATTTGGTGGAAAAGTTCTGAtcagggggggggggggatttcGTCAAGTTCTTCCTGTTGTAAGAAAAGGTACTAAGGCACAAATGATTTCAGCGTGTATTGTTCAGTCTCATTTATGGAATCATACCAAGATTTTGCGTTTGCGTCAAAATATGCGATCATTGCATGATCAAGAGTTTGCAGAATTTCTTATTCGCATTGGTGATGGTGTTGAACCTACCAAACCAGATGACATGGTGAGGTTACCTTTACATATTGCAATCCCATGGGAAGGTGAACATTCCATACAGGTACTTATCCAACATATTTTTCCTAATTTAGAATTGCATGGTTGGGATGCCCCATATATGGTACAAAGAGCTATTTTGACACCAACAAATGATGATGTCCAGAAATTGAATGATATGATTATCGATCAGTTTCCAGGAGAAGAACATAATTTGTTATCGTTTGACGAGGTTGAAGGAGATAATCATAATTTATACCAGCAAGAATTCTTAAACTTAATTGCACAAGGTAGTTTGCCACCACATATTCTAAAGATAAAAAAGGGTGCACCATTGATGTTATTACGAAATCTAGATCCTAGATATGGATTGTGTAATGGGACCCGGTTATTATGTCGTGGTTTATTTATGAATATGTTGGATGTGGAAATCCTAACAGGAAGCAACGCAGGAAAACGTGCTTTTTTGCctagaattaaaataaaaacatctGCAAGTGATG CCAAACTAGAACACGATGAAATCTTTCAATTATGTAAGGATTTGAGACGAAAGAATGTTGAAACTTGCTTCAACATGAAA ATAACAGACTTTGAAGATAAATGGAACACATGGAAGGATGAACAAAGTATTTCATCCATCGACAAACTCGACAATAAG ttttttaaatctcaagagCGCATTGATAAAGGGATGTACGAAGAATTGATTCGAATCTTTATAAG TATAAGGAAATTGTTACTAAATTCCATTATTGCTGTAACCGTTTCTTCTCATCCTAATTCTAGAGTGTGA
- the LOC127081817 gene encoding uncharacterized protein LOC127081817, whose product MTNKNCLEALDRSLQDICSNNAPFGGKVLIRGGGFRQVLPVVRKGTKAQMISACIVQSHLWNHTKILRLRQNMRSLHDQEFAEFLIRIGDGVEPTKPDDMVRLPLHIAIPWEGEHSIQVLIQHIFPNLELHGWDAPYMVQRAILTPTNDDVQKLNDMIIDQFPGEEHNLLSFDEVEGDNHNLYQQEFLNLIAQGSLPPHILKIKKGAPLMLLRNLDPRYGLCNGTRLLCRGLFMNMLDVEILTGSNAGKRAFLPRIKIKTSASDAKLEHDEIFQLCKDLRRKNVETCFNMKITDFEDKWNTWKDEQSISSIDKLDNKFFKSQERIDKGMYEELIRIFISM is encoded by the exons ATGACAAACAAAAATTGTTTGGAAGCCTTGGATCGATCATTACAAGACATTTGTAGCAACAATGCTCCATTTGGTGGAAAAGTTCTGATCAGGGGGGGGGGATTTCGTCAAGTTCTTCCTGTTGTAAGAAAAGGTACTAAGGCACAAATGATTTCAGCGTGTATTGTTCAGTCTCATTTATGGAATCATACCAAGATTTTGCGTTTGCGTCAAAATATGCGATCATTGCATGATCAAGAGTTTGCAGAATTTCTTATTCGCATTGGTGATGGTGTTGAACCTACCAAACCAGATGACATGGTGAGGTTACCTTTACATATTGCAATCCCATGGGAAGGTGAACATTCCATACAGGTACTTATCCAACATATTTTTCCTAATTTAGAATTGCATGGTTGGGATGCCCCATATATGGTACAAAGAGCTATTTTGACACCAACAAATGATGATGTCCAGAAATTGAATGATATGATTATCGATCAGTTTCCAGGAGAAGAACATAATTTGTTATCGTTTGACGAGGTTGAAGGAGATAATCATAATTTATACCAGCAAGAATTCTTAAACTTAATTGCACAAGGTAGTTTGCCACCACATATTCTAAAGATAAAAAAGGGTGCACCATTGATGTTATTACGAAATCTAGATCCTAGATATGGATTGTGTAATGGGACCCGGTTATTATGTCGTGGTTTATTTATGAATATGTTGGATGTGGAAATCCTAACAGGAAGCAACGCAGGAAAACGTGCTTTTTTGCctagaattaaaataaaaacatctGCAAGTGATG CCAAACTAGAACACGATGAAATCTTTCAATTATGTAAGGATTTGAGACGAAAGAATGTTGAAACTTGCTTCAACATGAAA ATAACAGACTTTGAAGATAAATGGAACACATGGAAGGATGAACAAAGTATTTCATCCATCGACAAACTCGACAATAAG ttttttaaatctcaagagCGCATTGATAAAGGGATGTACGAAGAATTGATTCGAATCTTTATAAG CATGTAA